One Candidatus Neomarinimicrobiota bacterium DNA segment encodes these proteins:
- a CDS encoding dienelactone hydrolase family protein: MPQSRRKIFFVVPIIFLGLWVVFNQSSSSVNADKDDLPSAVLGTAPAPKGESVNYFEEDDKTTGYIVAPDTKGKKPGLLIVHEWNGLSDRIRQMADNLTDEGYVVLAADMYSGRQGYSREENMALMSETRAKPDVMVRNLDAAAKLLRSRDDVYVDKIGTMGWCYGGGVVLSYAIGGENHEATAIFYGSLIDDPEKLKQIGHDVLGIFAENDGGIPPSDVRKFEKALKKAGIPNEIHIYDDVGHGFFLWLDRNPDGRDAAIDAWKQLKNFLSRTLG, translated from the coding sequence ATGCCTCAATCCCGACGGAAGATATTTTTTGTCGTTCCTATAATCTTTCTTGGATTATGGGTGGTCTTCAACCAATCATCCTCTTCGGTAAACGCAGATAAAGATGATCTCCCATCCGCCGTTCTCGGAACTGCTCCCGCTCCAAAAGGGGAATCAGTTAACTACTTTGAAGAAGACGACAAAACGACCGGCTATATAGTTGCTCCTGATACGAAAGGTAAAAAACCGGGCTTATTAATTGTCCATGAATGGAATGGATTGAGCGATCGGATCAGACAGATGGCGGATAACCTTACGGATGAGGGTTATGTTGTTCTTGCAGCGGATATGTACAGCGGAAGACAGGGATATTCAAGAGAAGAAAATATGGCTCTTATGAGCGAGACGCGGGCAAAACCCGACGTAATGGTTCGGAATCTTGATGCAGCGGCAAAACTGCTTCGAAGCCGGGACGATGTTTATGTAGATAAGATCGGCACGATGGGATGGTGTTACGGCGGCGGAGTCGTCTTGAGTTACGCTATCGGCGGCGAAAATCATGAAGCCACAGCTATTTTTTACGGCAGTTTAATTGATGACCCTGAGAAATTGAAGCAAATCGGACATGATGTTTTAGGAATCTTCGCCGAAAATGACGGCGGTATTCCCCCTTCAGATGTCAGAAAATTCGAGAAAGCTCTTAAGAAGGCTGGCATTCCGAATGAAATTCATATATACGATGATGTGGGGCATGGATTTTTTCTTTGGTTAGACAGAAACCCGGACGGTAGAGATGCGGCGATAGATGCCTGGAAGCAGCTTAAGAATTTCCTTTCGAGAACACTTGGTTAG
- a CDS encoding group II intron reverse transcriptase domain-containing protein — protein MQLTPSNYKYIMSELFEPYLSQRSIIESLIAIRVSEAQKRHNTYYYKNLNYRAKYPSITDSEVINVMPPRSRWVRPNLLTRKSMISSDVYKLSIRKAINRQFCVRKSKREAWFGNLEFFISNVRKSVLQDIDHIVETPKILPIAKGKDSDRYRPLAKYSLKDRVIIGSVAKYLRTIFDPLFLDNSYAFRAKSGSNLMPTHHTAVENLINYSSKFGGNDIWVAECDIKKFFDTIHHDVAINSLNEAMNRLNHQAIYIDSRAIKLFYSFLKSYTFANVAIPEFDRWKKEKGISGRLSWPRHELGDIYYNVNKEEIGIPQGGALSPLIANLVLDAADKKVIQKGKDNDLFYARYCDDMVILHRDEKQCKLAFQRDQSVIQEKNLIIHEPEIIKVYDKSYYKLKSKHPYIWGKRNGRLNVVPWLSFLGYQIRHDNLIRVRKSSVLKERDKQKDIADKILEIIKGKIPTTNKSSAHIKTSFESKLVYMSVGTNKLNRRFGSFCWTSGFALLNKYKSNTSQLQYLDRMRNNQVFRIRLSFKKHILPFKPNKGRKHRSLRYYGYPFSYTSQLK, from the coding sequence TTGCAACTTACCCCATCTAATTATAAATATATTATGAGTGAATTATTTGAACCATATTTATCTCAGCGAAGCATTATTGAATCCCTTATAGCTATTCGAGTATCAGAAGCCCAAAAACGTCATAATACATATTACTATAAAAATTTAAATTATCGAGCAAAATACCCAAGTATCACAGATTCGGAAGTAATTAATGTTATGCCGCCTCGATCACGGTGGGTTAGGCCAAATTTATTAACACGAAAATCAATGATATCGTCAGATGTTTATAAATTGTCTATAAGGAAAGCTATTAATAGACAATTTTGTGTAAGGAAATCTAAGAGAGAAGCGTGGTTTGGAAATCTCGAATTCTTTATTTCAAATGTAAGAAAATCAGTGTTGCAAGATATTGACCATATAGTTGAAACTCCGAAGATCTTGCCCATAGCAAAGGGAAAAGATAGTGATCGATATAGACCTTTGGCGAAATATTCCTTGAAAGATAGAGTAATAATTGGATCAGTGGCAAAATATTTGAGAACAATATTCGATCCACTTTTTCTTGATAATTCTTATGCCTTCCGTGCTAAGTCAGGAAGTAATCTCATGCCTACTCATCATACCGCAGTTGAAAATCTTATCAATTATTCTTCTAAATTTGGGGGGAATGATATTTGGGTCGCTGAATGTGACATAAAGAAATTTTTTGATACCATTCACCATGATGTAGCTATTAACTCATTGAACGAAGCGATGAATAGATTAAATCATCAAGCAATATATATAGATTCAAGAGCAATAAAATTGTTTTATTCGTTTCTGAAATCATACACGTTTGCGAATGTTGCTATTCCCGAGTTTGATAGATGGAAAAAAGAAAAAGGAATTTCAGGTCGATTAAGTTGGCCGAGGCATGAACTAGGAGATATTTATTATAACGTAAATAAAGAAGAAATTGGAATTCCGCAAGGAGGCGCACTATCTCCTTTGATTGCTAATCTAGTTCTTGATGCAGCTGATAAAAAAGTAATCCAAAAGGGAAAAGACAATGATCTGTTTTACGCAAGATATTGTGATGATATGGTTATTCTTCATCGAGACGAAAAACAGTGTAAATTAGCTTTTCAAAGAGACCAATCTGTTATTCAAGAGAAAAATCTTATTATACATGAACCAGAAATTATTAAAGTTTATGATAAGTCTTATTATAAATTAAAATCAAAGCACCCATATATCTGGGGAAAACGAAATGGTAGATTAAATGTGGTTCCGTGGTTGTCATTTCTTGGCTACCAAATTCGCCATGATAATCTTATTAGGGTTAGAAAATCATCAGTGCTTAAAGAACGAGACAAGCAGAAGGATATTGCTGACAAAATCTTAGAGATTATCAAAGGTAAAATTCCAACCACAAATAAATCATCAGCACATATAAAAACTAGCTTTGAAAGTAAGCTTGTATATATGTCTGTTGGTACAAATAAATTAAACCGTCGATTTGGAAGCTTTTGTTGGACCTCAGGATTTGCTCTCTTAAATAAGTATAAAAGTAACACATCCCAATTACAATATCTAGACCGGATGAGAAACAATCAGGTTTTTAGAATCCGACTAAGTTTTAAAAAACATATATTACCTTTCAAGCCAAATAAAGGTCGCAAACATCGCTCTTTAAGATACTATGGATATCCTTTCAGCTATACTTCTCAACTAAAATAG
- a CDS encoding quinolinate synthase NadA translates to MLTENLDIKSIKEELFKRKSPDLTVFDIDANAELIRDILLLKKKHNVLMLGHNYMEPLVFGLSEESERGDSLGLSIIASKSDFPYIIFNGVPFMAETAKMLNMDKRVFVADKSAGCSLADDFSADDVLALKKQYPGIPVMTYVNTYADVKAVSDVCCTSANAADIALHMPGDSIIFVPDLYFAQNLENELAGKKKIIYPNGNGVKGSICEVHEMFTLDDILTVRKSFEIDKSDADKMIYVHWECKPEVLEEADFFGSTTQIRMDIARRVAEGTLKRAFIASECELTSNLMQEFPSVNFWTACYVRCQHMAKVTLKGIYDILYAIDAGKDLSEYEIILDEETAAKANLAVTRMMELSV, encoded by the coding sequence ATGCTCACTGAAAATCTTGATATTAAATCCATTAAGGAAGAACTGTTTAAACGGAAATCTCCTGATTTAACGGTTTTCGATATTGATGCGAACGCCGAACTGATAAGAGATATTCTTCTTCTTAAAAAAAAGCATAATGTTCTTATGCTTGGCCATAACTATATGGAACCGCTGGTTTTCGGATTATCCGAGGAATCGGAAAGAGGAGATTCACTCGGACTCAGCATTATCGCATCCAAATCGGATTTTCCATATATTATTTTCAACGGCGTTCCATTTATGGCTGAAACCGCTAAAATGCTTAATATGGATAAACGCGTCTTCGTTGCCGATAAAAGCGCCGGATGTTCTCTTGCCGATGATTTCAGCGCTGATGACGTTCTCGCTTTAAAAAAACAATATCCGGGCATTCCGGTTATGACTTATGTAAATACTTATGCGGATGTGAAGGCAGTTAGCGATGTTTGCTGCACATCCGCCAACGCCGCCGATATAGCGCTCCATATGCCTGGCGACAGCATTATTTTCGTTCCTGATCTGTATTTTGCGCAAAATCTCGAGAATGAATTAGCCGGCAAAAAGAAAATTATCTATCCTAACGGGAATGGAGTAAAAGGCTCAATCTGCGAAGTCCATGAAATGTTCACGTTAGATGACATTCTTACCGTGAGGAAATCTTTCGAAATAGATAAAAGCGATGCCGACAAAATGATTTATGTCCATTGGGAATGCAAACCCGAAGTTCTTGAAGAAGCGGATTTCTTCGGAAGCACGACTCAGATAAGAATGGATATTGCCCGGCGGGTGGCGGAAGGAACCTTAAAAAGAGCGTTTATAGCATCGGAATGCGAGCTTACCTCCAATCTTATGCAGGAATTTCCTTCCGTGAATTTCTGGACAGCGTGTTATGTAAGGTGCCAACATATGGCGAAAGTTACGCTTAAAGGGATTTATGATATTCTATATGCTATTGATGCCGGCAAAGACTTGTCGGAATACGAAATCATACTTGACGAAGAAACTGCCGCAAAAGCAAATCTCGCTGTTACCCGCATGATGGAATTGTCTGTTTAA
- a CDS encoding cysteine hydrolase — MMRIIMGALIVFLLIAGFSPVADAQLPNPGMTIDTERTALVITDPQNDFLSPDGVTWGVVGESVTANNTVKNLETLFRVANKNGVPLFISPHYYYPTDHGWKFVGALEMLMHNINMFDRKGALNLDGFENSGADWLEQYKKYINNGATVITSPHKVYGPETNDLVLQLRKRGIDKVILAGMSANLCVEAHMRELLEQGFEVAVVKDATAAAIVPDGNGYESALVNFRFIANAVWTTEEAVKNINDSYSKN; from the coding sequence ATGATGAGAATTATAATGGGAGCGTTAATTGTTTTTCTTTTAATCGCAGGATTTTCGCCCGTTGCAGATGCACAGCTGCCAAACCCGGGAATGACTATTGACACCGAACGCACCGCTCTTGTAATCACAGACCCGCAAAACGATTTCCTTAGCCCTGACGGCGTTACGTGGGGAGTTGTGGGCGAAAGCGTCACAGCAAATAATACGGTAAAGAATCTTGAAACTTTGTTCAGAGTGGCTAATAAAAATGGCGTACCATTATTTATTTCACCACACTATTACTATCCCACCGATCATGGATGGAAATTTGTAGGCGCCCTCGAGATGTTAATGCATAATATCAATATGTTCGACAGAAAAGGCGCTCTCAATTTAGATGGTTTTGAGAATTCCGGCGCCGATTGGCTTGAGCAATACAAAAAATATATTAATAACGGCGCTACGGTCATAACAAGTCCGCATAAAGTTTACGGCCCGGAAACAAATGATCTTGTACTTCAGCTGAGAAAACGTGGGATAGATAAGGTGATTTTAGCGGGTATGTCCGCTAATCTTTGTGTTGAAGCCCATATGCGTGAACTTCTGGAACAGGGTTTTGAAGTTGCCGTGGTAAAAGACGCAACTGCCGCTGCTATTGTGCCTGACGGTAACGGATACGAAAGCGCTCTGGTAAACTTCCGTTTTATCGCCAATGCTGTCTGGACAACTGAAGAAGCTGTGAAGAACATCAATGACAGTTACAGTAAGAATTAA
- a CDS encoding T9SS type A sorting domain-containing protein: SLIIYNLLGQEVARLVNGVETAGNHNINWDASNVSSGIYFYRLQSGNFVQTRKMVLLK, translated from the coding sequence TTTCGCTGATAATCTATAATCTTCTCGGACAGGAGGTAGCGCGACTTGTAAATGGTGTCGAGACGGCAGGTAATCACAATATCAATTGGGACGCATCAAATGTTTCATCGGGAATTTATTTCTACCGTCTCCAATCAGGCAACTTCGTCCAAACACGGAAGATGGTACTTCTAAAATAG
- a CDS encoding cold-shock protein gives MADRETGTVKWFNSQKGFGFISREGGEDAFVHYSSIQSEGFRNLEEGQKVEFTMSEGEKGPQAVDVTVAS, from the coding sequence ATGGCAGATCGCGAAACAGGCACAGTAAAATGGTTTAACAGCCAAAAAGGATTCGGATTCATTTCGAGAGAAGGTGGCGAGGATGCATTTGTGCATTACTCCTCCATTCAATCAGAAGGCTTCCGCAACCTTGAAGAAGGTCAGAAAGTCGAATTCACGATGAGTGAAGGCGAGAAAGGACCACAGGCTGTTGACGTTACTGTAGCGAGTTAA
- a CDS encoding sigma-70 family RNA polymerase sigma factor, with protein MAERLKKIGMDANRSLSKYLEEIGKYEPLKPKEEVRLAKLVRSEDKDESLNALKKLTESNLRFVVSVAKNYQGQGLPLTDLINEGNLGLIKAAERFDETRGFKFISYAVWWIRQSILQALAEHSRIVRLPLNRVGTISKVTKIANRLEQIIERQPNEVEIAEKLEMKPEEVSDTIMMSKRHNSLDEPFRNGEKNSLIDVVEDEGQSPPDNDLMFESLKDEIASALDTLTDREREIIRLYFGIEREYPLTLNEIGEQFNVTRERVRQIKEKAIRRLRHKSRSKKLRAYLG; from the coding sequence ATGGCAGAAAGACTTAAGAAAATTGGGATGGACGCAAACAGATCTCTCTCAAAATATTTGGAAGAGATCGGAAAATACGAACCGTTAAAACCGAAAGAGGAAGTCAGGCTCGCAAAGTTAGTGCGGTCAGAAGATAAAGACGAATCTTTAAATGCTCTAAAGAAGCTCACAGAATCCAATTTACGTTTTGTTGTAAGTGTAGCAAAAAATTATCAGGGTCAGGGACTTCCGTTGACAGACCTGATAAATGAAGGTAACCTTGGACTTATCAAGGCTGCCGAACGGTTTGACGAGACACGAGGATTTAAATTTATCTCTTATGCGGTTTGGTGGATAAGACAATCAATATTGCAGGCATTAGCCGAACACTCACGAATTGTTCGTCTGCCGCTGAACAGAGTGGGAACCATCAGTAAAGTCACGAAAATCGCCAACAGGCTCGAACAGATCATTGAACGGCAACCGAATGAAGTTGAGATCGCCGAAAAGCTCGAAATGAAACCTGAAGAAGTTTCCGACACGATAATGATGTCGAAACGGCATAATTCTCTGGACGAACCATTTAGGAACGGTGAGAAAAACTCACTCATAGATGTTGTCGAAGACGAAGGTCAAAGCCCTCCCGACAACGATTTGATGTTTGAATCTCTTAAGGATGAGATAGCGTCAGCGCTTGATACGCTCACAGACAGGGAACGGGAGATCATCAGGCTCTACTTCGGTATTGAAAGAGAATATCCTCTGACTCTGAATGAGATCGGAGAACAGTTTAACGTTACGCGCGAAAGAGTTCGTCAGATAAAAGAAAAAGCTATACGTCGGCTCCGTCATAAATCGCGCAGCAAGAAACTGAGAGCGTATCTCGGTTAA